The bacterium genome includes a region encoding these proteins:
- a CDS encoding class I SAM-dependent methyltransferase, protein MDFKQAKGKMKKITVFARQYLRASISCLYLFTIGIFSSRHRCFISTICYHFGCKGGVKTLIPRVRLSDVLSDDLSVHLHSLTQVDGNISPVELLVITKLVQQYQPKMLFEIGTFDGKTTLNMAANCSAESKVYTLDLPKNGLNDTALALDVGDKAYINKETSGSRYWGTEFEKKITQFYGDSAKFDFSPFYGKIDFAFVDGSHAYDYVLHDTEEVLKLMNETNQSIILWHDYGEWNGVTRALNELYRGDRRFSSLKHIDGTSLVYMNIKR, encoded by the coding sequence ATGGATTTCAAACAGGCAAAAGGCAAGATGAAAAAAATAACGGTATTCGCTCGGCAGTATCTTCGTGCTTCGATATCGTGTCTGTATCTGTTTACAATTGGAATTTTCTCATCAAGGCACCGTTGTTTTATATCAACTATTTGCTATCATTTTGGTTGTAAAGGAGGAGTTAAGACATTAATCCCCAGAGTAAGGCTATCTGATGTTTTATCAGATGATCTGTCTGTCCATCTTCACTCGCTCACTCAGGTGGATGGAAATATTTCCCCTGTCGAATTGCTGGTAATTACCAAGCTTGTTCAGCAGTACCAGCCCAAGATGCTGTTCGAGATCGGAACATTCGATGGGAAAACCACTTTGAATATGGCTGCAAATTGTTCGGCAGAATCAAAAGTTTATACCCTTGACTTACCGAAGAATGGTTTGAATGATACAGCACTTGCACTGGATGTCGGGGATAAAGCATATATCAATAAGGAAACGTCCGGGTCAAGGTACTGGGGGACAGAATTCGAGAAAAAAATAACCCAGTTTTATGGAGACTCTGCCAAATTTGATTTTTCTCCGTTTTACGGAAAGATCGATTTTGCCTTTGTCGACGGCTCCCATGCCTATGATTATGTACTGCATGATACCGAAGAAGTACTTAAGTTGATGAACGAGACAAATCAAAGCATAATCTTATGGCATGATTATGGTGAGTGGAATGGAGTTACCAGGGCCTTGAATGAGCTCTACCGGGGTGATAGGAGATTCAGCAGCTTGAAGCATATTGATGGTACCTCCTTAGTTTATATGAATATCAAGAGGTAA